GGCGCTCGGCGCTTTAACCGGCAATCAAGCGGTTCAGCAGGCCAAAGCGGGGCTTAAAGCGATTTACCTCAGCGGCTGGCAGGTTGCGGCCGACGCCAATTTGTCCGGGCATATGTATCCCGATCAAAGCTTGTACCCGGCAAACAGCGTCCCCCACGTCGTCAAACGGATCAATCAGGCGCTGCAGCGTGCCGACCAGATTCAGCGGGCGGAAGGCAAGGGGGAGATCGACTTCTATTTGCCGATCGTCGCCGATGCGGAGGCCGGCTTCGGCGGGCCGCTCAACGTGTTCGAGCTGATGAAATCGATGATCGAGGCCGGCGCCGCGGCCGTTCACTTCGAGGACCAGCTGTCCTCGGAGAAGAAATGCGGGCATCTCGGAGGCAAAGTGCTGCTGCCGACGCAGCAGGCAGTCCGAAATCTGATCGCTGCGAGGCTGGCCGCGGATGTCATGGGCGTGAACACGGTGCTCATCGCGAGAACGGATGCGAACGGAGCGCGGCTGCTGACGAGCGATATCGATCCGACCGACCGTCCGTTTCTCACCGGGCACAGATCGCCGGAAGGTTTCTTCTATGTAAACGAAGGCTTGGATCAGGCCATTTCGCGCGGACTTGCCTATGCGCCTTACGCCGACATGATCTGGTGCGAAACTTCCGAGCCCAATCTTGACGAAGCGCGCCGGTTCGCCGAAGCGATCCATGCGAAGTTCCCGGGCAAGCTGCTTGCTTACAACTGCTCGCCTTCGTTCAACTGGAAGAAGAAGCTGGACGACAAGACGATCGCCGGCTTCCAGCAGGAGCTCGGCAGGATGGGCTACAAGTTCCAATTCGTTACTTTGGCCGGCTTCCATGCGCTCAATCACAGCATGTTCGAGCTGGCGTACGATTACAAACGGCGCGGGATGGCCGCGTACTCCGACTTCCAGCAATCCGAGTTCGCCAGCGAAGAGCGGGGCTACGAAGCGACCCGCCATCAGCGCGAGGTCGGCACCGGGTATTTCGACGAGGTGTCGCAAGTCATATCGGGAGGGACTTCGTCGACGACGGCGCTCGCCGGTTCGACGGAGCAGGAGCAATTTTCACCGTAATTCAAATGAAAAACCAGTACCTGAACAAGTCGGGTGCTGGTTTTTTTTACCCCTGCCGGTTTATAATGTTTGAAACAGGATATAACAATTCGAGGTGTAGCCTAATGCAGGCAGGGAATTCGGAGCTCCAAACCAAATACGAGAAAATTACCCAATATATTCAATCCTTGAGCGTCGGCACCCGCTTGTCCGTCCGGCAAATGGCCGAAGACCTTGACGTCAGCGAAGGGACCGCATACCGCGCGATCAAGGAAGCGGAGAACCTCGGCCTCGTCAGCACGAAGCGAAGGATCGGGACAATCCGGGTCGAGAAGAAAGAGGAGCGCCAGATCGACAAATTGACGTTCGCCGAAATCGTCAACGTGGTCGAAGGCGTCGTGCTCGGCGGCTCGGCGGGTCTCGGCAAGACGCTGAACAAATTCGTGATCGGCGCCATGCAGCTCGAAGCGATGATCAAATACATCGAGCGGGATAATCTTCTGATCGTCGGCAACCGCGTGCAGGCGCATATGTGCGCTTTGGGGCAAGGGGCGGGCGTGCTTATTACCGGCGGGTTCGATACGACACCCGAGGTGAAGGAGCTGGCCGACGAGCTTGCCCTGCCCATTATCGGCTGCACGTACGATACGTTTACGGTGGCGACGATGATCAACCGGGCGATCGAGGACAGGCTGATCAAGAAGCAGATCATGCGGGTGGAGGACATCATTCGCAAGGATGCCCCCGTTTATTCCTTGAAGGAAACCGATACGGTCAAGGATATGCAGAAGCTTGTGGAAAAAACGACGCATACCCGTTACCCCGTCGTCGACAACGACCGGAAGCCCGTGGGCATGATCACGACCAAGGATATTATCGGCACGAAACCCGGCCAATCGATCGGCTCGCTTATGACCTCGAATCCGCTGACGATCAGCGTCAAAGCTTCCGTTGCTTCCGCCGGCCACATGATGGTTTGGGAAGGGATCGAACTGCTTCCCGTCGTCGGCACGGACCATCGGATGATCAGCGTGATCAGCCGCAAGGATGTCATGAAGGCGATGCAGCTCATGCAGAAGCAGCCGCAGCACGGGGAAACGTACGAGTACCAAATATGGTCGGGATTTGAAGAGCTCAGGGACAAAGACGGCAAGCTTTATTTCCGGGGCGCGATCACCCCGCCGATGATCAATTTCGAAGGGATCGTATCCGAAGGCGTCCTGTCTACATTGATGACCCGGGCGGCTTACCGTGCGGTTCACGAGCACAAGAAAGGCGACCTTATCGTGGACAGCTCGTCGCATTACTTTCTGGTGCCGCTGCAGATCGACGACGAAATCGACATCGTTCCCGTCATCATCGAGTTGAGCCGGCGGTTTTGCAAAATCGATATCGAAATGGTATGCAAAGGCACCCGCGTAGCCAGAGGCATGCTGACAGCCCGGATATTGTAATTAAACTCACCGGGGAATCCCCCTCTCCCCTATCCAGGGATTCATCTGGAAGTCGGTTTTTTTTTGGACAGTCTGAAGGCCCTTTCCGGGCCTTCTTTTTTTTCGCGCAACCATGTCACTCCTTTCCCAACGCCTTTTGCTTGAAAGAGGCCGGCGAAGTGCCTGTCCAGCGCTTGAACTGCCTGCTGAAATGGGCGATATCGCGGTAGCCGAGCAGCTCGGCGACATGGTCGATCTTCAAATCTTTCTGTCTCAGCAAATGCTGGGCTTTCTGAAGCATCAGGGAGGAGAGATATTGGCGCGGCGACATATGGTAGCGCTTCTTGAACACCCGGTTGCAGTAGGAGAGGCTGATGCCTAATTCTTCGGCGATATCGTCAATCCGCGCCCGTTCCGTGGCAGCAAAGCCGTGGATGTGCGACCGCTTGATCATGACTTCAATTCGATTCGCAATGTGCCGGGCGAGCCGGTCGTTCTCCGCCGGTTCGGCTTCCGCAGGCTCCTGCTGGGCATGCTCTTCGGCGATGGAGCCGAACAATCGGAACAGCTCGGACAACATGGACCATCGGTCGCGGATTTGCCGGGAGGCCGGCATTTTGGAATATTCGATCAGGCGGCCCAGCTGCGGCAGCAGCCGGCGGGTCAGCGCAGAGCCGGACGGGTATAACGAATGGCGGAAATGATTCAGCAGCGGCAGCAGCTGGCGGTCGTCAATCTGGAAATGAAGGCAAAAGTAAGTGAACTCCTTGCCGTCCCCGGAACGGTTGAAATGTACCTCGCCGGGACGAATGAATATCATGTCGCCCGCCTGCTGGTCAAACGTTCTTCCGTTTACGGTAAATTCCTGGCACCCTTCGATCAAATAGTTGATTTCATACTGAAAATGTTCGTGGGACGGGTAAAACCAGGTTCCTTTTACGCGGCGCACATGCATGCTGAACAGATGCAGATTGCTTTGGATATCGTGCGCGAAATACTCCTCCAGGGTGAAGTCTGCAAGCCTCGGCATGTTCATATTAACCATAAGATACACCTTCCCATGAGTCCTTATAATTAATAACGCTGCCTTGCCATATGCGGGGTATCGGGGTCAGGTTCATTTTGGGTAACAAACGATTCAACTATGGGTATGTTCGCTTGTGCGAGAAGACGATAAACTTAATACAGTGTTTGAACTAAGTGTATCATGTAACCGCTGTCAATTACAAATATAAGTAACGAATAGAAAAATATGACTTCTATACTTTTTGCACGGGAGGCTCCGTTTTATGGAACAAACGGCTTCGGAGGCTATCGCGAGACCAGGCGCCGCTTTGAGAAAAGAACGCATTCTGCTGAAGCGAATGAGGCACGATTATCAGCTGTACTTGCTCTTGCTGCTGCCGATCGTCTGGCTCGTTATTTTTCAATACGTTCCGATGGCCGGCGTACAGCTCGCCTTCAAAAACTTCAGAATCATGGAAGGGATATGGGGAAGCCCGTGGATCGGCTTCGATCATTTCGAGCGTTTTTTTAACTCTCCGCAGTTTACCCGGGTTGTCGGAAATACGATTCTCATCAGCCTGTATGAGCTGATTGCCGGTTTCCCGCTGCCGATCATGCTGGCGCTGGCCTTGAATGCGACGTTAAGAACGAAGTTCAAGACGGCGGTGCAGTTTGTCACCTACATGCCTTTCTTCATTTCTACGGTCGTGATGGTCGGCATGATCCTGCAGTTTCTCAATCCGCGCATCGGCATCGTCAATATGGCCATCGGGTTGTTCGGCGGGGAGCCCGTTAACTTTATGGGCGATCCGTCCTGGTTCAAGTCCGTCTATGTGTGGTCCGGCATTTGGCAGACGACAGGCTGGGGGACCATTATTTATTTGGCGGCGTTGTCGGGAATCAGTCCGGAAATTCACGAGGCGGCGACGATTGACGGCGCCAGCCGGCTGCAGCGGGTATGGCATATCGATCTTCCCGGCATTGCGCCGACGATCGTGACGCTGCTTATTTTGAATGCGGGGTCGATTATGGGCATCGGGTTCGAAAAAATATATTTGATGCAAAATCCGCTGAATATCGCTTCTTCCGAGGTCATCTCCACCTACGTGTATTCGGTCAGCTTGGCGTCTAGCGCCCCGAATTACGCCTACGCGACGGCAATCGGCTTGTTCAACTCCGTCGTCAATATGATTTTGATATTGCTCGTCAATCAGATCGCCAAAAAAGTAGGGGAAACCAGCTTATGGTAACTTCAAGGAGGTCTGCCCATGAAGACAAATCGCACCGCTTTAACGAATGCGGATAAAATTTTTTACTCCGTCAACGACCTGATTTTGCTGTTTGCCCTCTGCATCGTGCTGTATCCGCTCATTTACATGTTCAGCGCCTCGGTAAGCGACAGGCTGGCCGTCGTATCGGGGAAGGTGTTTTTATGGCCGGTCGATTTTTCCCTTGAGGGGTATGCCGCCATCTTCAAGGACCCGCGCATACTGCCCGCCTATGCGAATACCGTCTATTACACGGTGATCGGCACCGTCATCAACGTGGCGCTCACGATCATGGCCGCCTATCCGCTGTCGCGGAAAACGATGGTCGGCCGAAACGTGCTGATGTATTTGTTTGCCTTCACGATGATCTTTCACGGGGGGCTCATCCCCAATTATTTGTTAATGAAGGACCTGGGCCTCATCGACTCCAGATGGGCGTTAATACTGCCGGGGGCGATCGCCGTCTGGAACATGATCATCGCGCGCACCTTTTTCCAAACGACGATCAGCCAGGAGCTGTTCGAGGCCGCCTCCATGGACGGATGCTCGCATTTCCGGTTTTTGTGGAGCATCGTGCTGCCGCTCTCTAAGGCTATCATCGCCGTGCTTGTGCTGTTTTACGGCATCTCGCACTGGAACGCCTATTTCAACGCTTTTATTTATTTGAAAAGCAAAAGTTTGTTTCCGCTGCAAATCGTACTTCGCGATATCCTGATTCAGAACGAAATCGATCCGAGCACGATCACCGACCCCGAATCGATGACGAAGAAGCAAGGGCTGGCCGATCTGCTGAAATATTCCGTCATCATTGTCGCCAGCTTGCCGGTATGGCTTGTCTATCCGTTTGTGCAGAAGCATTTTGTCAAAGGCGTGATGATCGGTTCGATTAAAGGATGAGGCCGGGCAGTTGGCCTGCTCTTCGCAAGGTAGAGGCGGAGGCCGGCATAATTGTATAGATCCACTATCGAGGGGTGAAAGCGGGATGAAGAAAAAAAGATATTACACCGGCGGGGTATCCGCGCTGCTGTGCGTTTCCATGCTGCTTGCCGCGTGCAGCGGGGGCGGCGGTTCGGGGGATTCCTCCAATCCCAAGGACTCGGCGAACGTATCGGCACCGGGAGCGCTGCCGATTTCCAAGGAAAAGGTCACCATTACGGTGACGGTTCCGTCCAGCCCGACCGTGCTGTCCTGGGATTACGGGAAAAATGAGCTGACTACGTGGCTGGAAGATCAGACGAACGTGCATATCAACTGGAACTTCTATCCGGCGGCCGATGCGAAGACGAAGCTGAACCTGGAGCTTTCGTCGGGAGGGGATTTGGGCGATCTGATCATGGGCAACTTCGGCCTGGATAACTCCGCGCTGGCGACATACGGCACGCAGGGGGTCATCCGCAAGGTTGAGGATCTGGTG
The window above is part of the Paenibacillus hamazuiensis genome. Proteins encoded here:
- a CDS encoding DRTGG domain-containing protein, producing the protein MQAGNSELQTKYEKITQYIQSLSVGTRLSVRQMAEDLDVSEGTAYRAIKEAENLGLVSTKRRIGTIRVEKKEERQIDKLTFAEIVNVVEGVVLGGSAGLGKTLNKFVIGAMQLEAMIKYIERDNLLIVGNRVQAHMCALGQGAGVLITGGFDTTPEVKELADELALPIIGCTYDTFTVATMINRAIEDRLIKKQIMRVEDIIRKDAPVYSLKETDTVKDMQKLVEKTTHTRYPVVDNDRKPVGMITTKDIIGTKPGQSIGSLMTSNPLTISVKASVASAGHMMVWEGIELLPVVGTDHRMISVISRKDVMKAMQLMQKQPQHGETYEYQIWSGFEELRDKDGKLYFRGAITPPMINFEGIVSEGVLSTLMTRAAYRAVHEHKKGDLIVDSSSHYFLVPLQIDDEIDIVPVIIELSRRFCKIDIEMVCKGTRVARGMLTARIL
- the aceA gene encoding isocitrate lyase, which produces MNQQRQLEQLRENWNSPRFQGVRRPYSPEDVLRLRGTVVVEHTLAALGAEKLWKLVNTEDYVPALGALTGNQAVQQAKAGLKAIYLSGWQVAADANLSGHMYPDQSLYPANSVPHVVKRINQALQRADQIQRAEGKGEIDFYLPIVADAEAGFGGPLNVFELMKSMIEAGAAAVHFEDQLSSEKKCGHLGGKVLLPTQQAVRNLIAARLAADVMGVNTVLIARTDANGARLLTSDIDPTDRPFLTGHRSPEGFFYVNEGLDQAISRGLAYAPYADMIWCETSEPNLDEARRFAEAIHAKFPGKLLAYNCSPSFNWKKKLDDKTIAGFQQELGRMGYKFQFVTLAGFHALNHSMFELAYDYKRRGMAAYSDFQQSEFASEERGYEATRHQREVGTGYFDEVSQVISGGTSSTTALAGSTEQEQFSP
- a CDS encoding carbohydrate ABC transporter permease — encoded protein: MKTNRTALTNADKIFYSVNDLILLFALCIVLYPLIYMFSASVSDRLAVVSGKVFLWPVDFSLEGYAAIFKDPRILPAYANTVYYTVIGTVINVALTIMAAYPLSRKTMVGRNVLMYLFAFTMIFHGGLIPNYLLMKDLGLIDSRWALILPGAIAVWNMIIARTFFQTTISQELFEAASMDGCSHFRFLWSIVLPLSKAIIAVLVLFYGISHWNAYFNAFIYLKSKSLFPLQIVLRDILIQNEIDPSTITDPESMTKKQGLADLLKYSVIIVASLPVWLVYPFVQKHFVKGVMIGSIKG
- a CDS encoding helix-turn-helix domain-containing protein, encoding MVNMNMPRLADFTLEEYFAHDIQSNLHLFSMHVRRVKGTWFYPSHEHFQYEINYLIEGCQEFTVNGRTFDQQAGDMIFIRPGEVHFNRSGDGKEFTYFCLHFQIDDRQLLPLLNHFRHSLYPSGSALTRRLLPQLGRLIEYSKMPASRQIRDRWSMLSELFRLFGSIAEEHAQQEPAEAEPAENDRLARHIANRIEVMIKRSHIHGFAATERARIDDIAEELGISLSYCNRVFKKRYHMSPRQYLSSLMLQKAQHLLRQKDLKIDHVAELLGYRDIAHFSRQFKRWTGTSPASFKQKALGKE
- a CDS encoding ABC transporter permease, with amino-acid sequence MEQTASEAIARPGAALRKERILLKRMRHDYQLYLLLLLPIVWLVIFQYVPMAGVQLAFKNFRIMEGIWGSPWIGFDHFERFFNSPQFTRVVGNTILISLYELIAGFPLPIMLALALNATLRTKFKTAVQFVTYMPFFISTVVMVGMILQFLNPRIGIVNMAIGLFGGEPVNFMGDPSWFKSVYVWSGIWQTTGWGTIIYLAALSGISPEIHEAATIDGASRLQRVWHIDLPGIAPTIVTLLILNAGSIMGIGFEKIYLMQNPLNIASSEVISTYVYSVSLASSAPNYAYATAIGLFNSVVNMILILLVNQIAKKVGETSLW